In a single window of the Silurus meridionalis isolate SWU-2019-XX chromosome 8, ASM1480568v1, whole genome shotgun sequence genome:
- the mdh1ab gene encoding malate dehydrogenase 1Ab, NAD (soluble) translates to MSDPIRVLVTGAAGQIAYSLLYGIAKGDVFGKDQPIILILLDIPPMLPVLDGVVMELQDCALPLLKEVIPTDKVEVAFKDLDAAILVGSMPRKEGMERKDLLKANVAIFKSQGAALDKYAKKTVKVLVVGNPANTNCLIAAKSAPSIPKENFSCLTRLDHNRASSQVAMRCGVSANSVKNVIIWGNHSSTQYPDVHHCLVNVGGKEVPAFDAVKDDNWLKGDFISAVQQRGAAVIKARKLSSAMSAAKAICDHMRDIWTGTSEGRFVSMGVYSTGNPYGVPDDLIYSFPVEIKDKSWKIVDGLTINDFSRAKMDATAAELVEERDTAISFLSV, encoded by the exons ATG TCTGATCCTATCCGAGTTCTGGTGACCGGCGCGGCCGGGCAGATCGCCTACTCCCTGCTGTACGGCATCGCCAAGGGAGATGTGTTTGGAAAAGATCAG ccGATCATCCTGATTCTGCTCGATATCCCTCCCATGCTGCCCGTCCTGGACGGCGTGGTCATGGAGCTGCAGGATTGCGCTCTCCCACTTCTGAAGG AGGTCATCCCTACAGATAAAGTGGAAGTGGCATTTAAGGACCTGGATGCTGCTATTCTGGTAGGCTCCATGCCCAGGAAGGAGGGAATGGAGAGGAAAGACCTGCTCAAGGCCAACGTGGCCATCTTCAAGTCTCAGGGCGCAGCTTTGGACAAGTACGCCAAGAAAACGGTCAAG GTTCTGGTTGTGGGAAACCCGGCCAACACCAACTGCCTGATTGCGGCTAAATCGGCTCCCTCTATCCCCAAAGAGAACTTCTCCTGCCTGACTCGCCTGGATCATAACCGTGCCAGTTCTCAG GTGGCAATGCGCTGTGGCGTTTCAGCCAACAGCGTGAAGAACGTAATTATCTGGGGAAACCACTCGTCCACCCAGTACCCTGATGTCCACCACTGCTTAGTGAACGTGGGGGGCAAAGAAGTGCCTGCGTTCGATGCCGTAAAGGACGACAACTGGCTGAAAGGAGACTTTATCTCT GCAGTGCAGCAGCGTGGGGCAGCAGTCATTAAGGCACGCAAGCTCTCCAGCGCTATGTCTGCTGCGAAGGCCATCTGTGATCACATGAGGGACATCTGGACTGGCACTTCTGAG GGCCGGTTTGTCTCCATGGGTGTGTACTCCACCGGAAACCCCTATGGCGTTCCTGATGACCTCATCTATTCATTCCCGGTCGAAATCAAG GATAAATCCTGGAAGATCGTTGACGGTTTGACCATCAACGACTTCTCACGAGCCAAGATGGATGCCACCGCAGCCGAGCTGGTGGAGGAAAGAGACACCGCCATCTCCTTCCTGAGCGTGTGA